From Inquilinus sp. Marseille-Q2685:
TCGGCGAGGCCAAGGGCGGCGTCTACGGCCGCGAGACCGCCGAGCAGGTGCACAAGGAGCTGCGCCGGGTCGGCGGGGTCGAGGTGCCGCGCGAATTCGTGTTCATGGACCGCGCGGCGCTCGGCCTCGGATCGGTCTTCATCCACCTCAAGGCCCGGGTGAACTGGCACAACCTGTTCAACGAGCTGATCGCCGATTTCGACCAGGCCACCCTGGCGAAGCGGCAGGCCGCGATCCTGAAGAAGCACAAGCTGTCGTTGCCGGTAGCGGACGCCTGACCCGTACAAGCGGGACGCAGCCATGCGGGGCACCGAAACGCTGGATCGGCGGTTCCCTTGGGAGGACAATGCCCATGGACTTGAAAGCCCCGGAGGCTGCATGACCATCCAGCACCTGCTCGTCCCCCTCAGCGGCCATGCCGGCGACCGCGCCGCGCTCGACGCGGCGCTGCGCGTCGCCAGGCGCTTCGACGCCTCGGTCGAGGTGCTGTCGCTCCGCCCCGATCCGCAGCGGGTCCTGGCCTATACCGGGGCCGAGATGGCGGTCGCCACCAGCATGCTGCTGGAAGGGGCGGAGAAGGCCTCGAACGAGGTCGCCGCCCGCAACCGCGCCGTGTTCGACGCCGCCGCGGCCGAGGCCGGCGCTGGGCCGGAGGTGGAGTACCGCGAGGAGACCGGCGGCGAGACCGCTGTGATCGGCCACCGCGGCACCGTCGCCGACCTGATCGTGACGCCCGGCCCGGGCCAGGACCCGAATGCCAGCCGGGCGGTGCTGGAGGCGGCGCTGTTCGAGACCGGCCGGGCGGTGCTGATCGTGCCGGGACCGGTGGCGGAGGATTTCGCCGAGCGCATCCTGGTCGCCTGGGATGGCGGCAAGGAGGCGTCGCGCAGCGTCGCCGCCGCCCTGCCCTTCCTGGAAGGCGCGACAGCGGTCAGCGTCTACACCCGGGACGAGGGCGAGGACCGCTGCACCGCGGCCGAGCTGGTGCGCTATCTCAGCCGCCACGGCGCGCCGTCGAACCGGATCGCCGAGGACGACCCGAAGCAGTCGGTCGACGCCGCCATCCTGGCCGCGGCCCAGCGCGCCAATGCCGGGCTGATCGTCATGGGCGGCTACAGCCACAGCCGGTTCCGCGAGATGATCCTGGGCGGCGTCACCGAGCACATGCTGTTCCACGCCGACCGCCCGGTGCTGATGGCGCACTAAGCGGACGGCGCTCGACAGGTCGGGTTTCGCTGCCGCGAATTTGGCCGCATGGACCACGGCGGAATGTGAGCTTCGCCGCGGGCGAACCCGGCCCGTTGGGCTGCTGCGTCAGAACCGGATGCTCGGCTTGCCCTCGAAGCGACCGCCCGCGTCGATCCCGTAGTGGCTGAGCACGCTGGGCGCGAAGTCGATCGTCGATATCTGCGTTCTCGCCGCGCCTGGCGAGATGGGCTTGGCCTCGCCGGGCTGATGGATGAACAGGGTGCCCCCGCGCACATGCTGCGCCGTGCAATTCACATTGTCTTCATGCGCCATCATGCCGAAGCCGATGTCTTCAAAGGGGATCTTTCGGTTGCCATAAAACGCAAAATTATCCCCTTTGTAGTTGTCGACCGAAACATAGAAGTGAATGTAGTCGTCCTTGATGTCGAAGCAAAGCGGCTTGTCAGGCCTGGGAGAGTACACCATGCGATGATCAGCAACCCGGATATTTTCCAATCTTGATTGGATTTCGTCGCGTGACGGATGGTTCCCCTGCATCCGGATCGAAACGCAGGGCACCATCGCAGGGGCGCTCGCCCAATGGGCACGGTCAACCCCCAGGGCCTCCATCAGCTTTTCGACGCTCACGATGGTCAGAAACTCATCCGTCCGGCCGAAGCGGATGGCTGCCTGACCAAGACTTGACGCCATCACGATCCCGTATTCAGGGTTGCGTTCCACGAACTTCATGAACTTCCTGATAATTCCTTCCAACTTTGCCATCGCGAAGGAGATTTCGCCTTTGTATTTCTCGATCCAGTCGACATCGACCTTTTCACGATAATCCTCCGGGAACTGCGCCGCCCAATAGCGGTGCATCGCCGCGGCGACATGGTTGGTATAGAAGGTCGCAAAATCCGGTTTGGTCCGTTCCAGATTGTCCAGAAACAGGTCGGCCATGATCACGGGCTGGAAGGATCGTCGCCGGATCCGCTTGTAGGGCTTGAAGCGCTCCTCAACGAGGAAACCGAGAATCTGCCCTGCGGTGTTCATGGACAGCTTCGGCGCCACCTTGCCCAGAAATCCGCCCAACACCGAGGCCGGGCCAAGGCTCATCGAAACATTGCGCGCGGAATTGCGGGTCATCACCAGGTTGAAGCGCTGAAACGCCTCGAGCTCGGGCGGCCATGCCGCTGCATCGGCAGCAAAATAATCCGGCAGATAGAAGGCGTAGTCCTGCATGCGCGTCGGGATCGCCGAGCTGTGCAGGGAACCGAAGACACCGACGCTGCGGTTGGCCAGACGCAGCCATTCCCAGATCGGTGGATAATCCTTCTCGACCTCGGGGGCGATCGGTTGGCCCAGATGCAGAATCCCATGGTTCCGGTCCGTCGTGCCGCGATGCATCGTCGGCCAGCTGATCCAGGGATCGAGCTGCTGCTCGTCCTCGCATATCGTCTCGTATTGAATGCATTCGGAGAGAAATCGGGCGAGAAAGCCGCCGGGGTTTTGTTCGACATAGCGGTCGAACACTCGGAACGGGATCTCGTTCGCCTCGATGAGAATGATCTTTTTCATAGGCCCCCGCCTTCCAACAGCGATCCTATTACGGCTGCATCGGAAGCTGAAGCGGCCTCGATGGTGAAGCTCGCCCTGCCCGGACACAGGGCTTGCCGCGCGCCTACTGACCTGCGGCGATGGTGCGGCGGGGCAGCAGGAGCACGGCGCCGGCCAGGCCGATCACGGTGAAGCCGGCGCCGGCCAGGAAGGTGGCGCCGGAGCCGATCCACGTCCACAGCCCGCCCGCCAGCGCGCTGGCCAGGAGCAACGCCAGCCCGCCGGCCAGGTTGAACAGGCCGAAGCCGGTGCCGCGCCGGTCGGCGGGCACGGTCTCGGCCACCAGCGCCGCCAGCAGCCCCTGGGTCATGCCCATATGCAGCCCCCACAGCGCGGTGCCGGCGATCACCGCCCACAGCCCGCCTTCAAACGCGAGCACCAGGTCGGCCGCCACCAGCACGCCGAAGCCGAGGACCAGCAGCCGCTTCGGGTCGCGGCGGTCGGCCAGCACCCCGGCCGGATAGGCGGACAGGCCGTAGGCGAGGTTCATCACCACCAGCACCAGCGGCACCAGCGCCGCGGCCAGCCCGGCCTCCTGCGCCCGCAGCACCAGGAAGGCCTCGCTGAACCGGGCCAGGGTCAGCACCGCCGCGACCGCCACCACGCGCCAATAGGCGCCGCCCAGCCGGCGCAGCTCGTCGCGCCGGATCGGCGACCGCGCCGCCTTGGCCGGCCGGACCGCGTCCGGCTCGTGCACGCCGCCGATGAGGATCGCGACCGAGACCATCGCCGGGATCACTGCCAGCCAGAACACCAGCTGGATGTCGCCGCCGCTGGCCAGCATCAGCCCGAT
This genomic window contains:
- a CDS encoding universal stress protein translates to MTIQHLLVPLSGHAGDRAALDAALRVARRFDASVEVLSLRPDPQRVLAYTGAEMAVATSMLLEGAEKASNEVAARNRAVFDAAAAEAGAGPEVEYREETGGETAVIGHRGTVADLIVTPGPGQDPNASRAVLEAALFETGRAVLIVPGPVAEDFAERILVAWDGGKEASRSVAAALPFLEGATAVSVYTRDEGEDRCTAAELVRYLSRHGAPSNRIAEDDPKQSVDAAILAAAQRANAGLIVMGGYSHSRFREMILGGVTEHMLFHADRPVLMAH
- a CDS encoding alkaline phosphatase family protein — encoded protein: MKKIILIEANEIPFRVFDRYVEQNPGGFLARFLSECIQYETICEDEQQLDPWISWPTMHRGTTDRNHGILHLGQPIAPEVEKDYPPIWEWLRLANRSVGVFGSLHSSAIPTRMQDYAFYLPDYFAADAAAWPPELEAFQRFNLVMTRNSARNVSMSLGPASVLGGFLGKVAPKLSMNTAGQILGFLVEERFKPYKRIRRRSFQPVIMADLFLDNLERTKPDFATFYTNHVAAAMHRYWAAQFPEDYREKVDVDWIEKYKGEISFAMAKLEGIIRKFMKFVERNPEYGIVMASSLGQAAIRFGRTDEFLTIVSVEKLMEALGVDRAHWASAPAMVPCVSIRMQGNHPSRDEIQSRLENIRVADHRMVYSPRPDKPLCFDIKDDYIHFYVSVDNYKGDNFAFYGNRKIPFEDIGFGMMAHEDNVNCTAQHVRGGTLFIHQPGEAKPISPGAARTQISTIDFAPSVLSHYGIDAGGRFEGKPSIRF
- a CDS encoding MFS transporter, which gives rise to MAAETPASSGVRVAIPRGVWMLGFVSLFMDVSSEMIHALLPVFLLTTVGASAAVIGLIEGVAEATASIVKVFSGVLSDWFGQRKLLAVIGYGLGALSKPLFPLAGSAGLVLAARFVDRVGKGIRGAPRDALVADLTPPAIRGAAYGLRQSLDTVGAFAGPLLAIGLMLASGGDIQLVFWLAVIPAMVSVAILIGGVHEPDAVRPAKAARSPIRRDELRRLGGAYWRVVAVAAVLTLARFSEAFLVLRAQEAGLAAALVPLVLVVMNLAYGLSAYPAGVLADRRDPKRLLVLGFGVLVAADLVLAFEGGLWAVIAGTALWGLHMGMTQGLLAALVAETVPADRRGTGFGLFNLAGGLALLLASALAGGLWTWIGSGATFLAGAGFTVIGLAGAVLLLPRRTIAAGQ